The Candidatus Methylomirabilota bacterium DNA window TGTGACCCGCACGAAGTGGCCCGGCCCTTGCTCTGTGATGAATCAGGACTTGTACTATGCGCACTGCCAGAGCCCCTTCGCCCGCGCCGGACGTTCGCGCTCGCATCTTACTCGTCGACGACGATCCCATGATCACCCAGCTCATCATCGACATGCTGAGCCTGGACGGGGTATCGCATCGACACCGCGCCGAACGGCATCGCGGCGCTTGAGAAGGTCCAAGGCCGGCGCTACGACCTGATCCTGACCGACCTCCACATGCCCGAGCTGGACGGCGCCGGCCTCTCCCGGGAGTTGGCGAAGCGTCAGACACATCCGCCGCAGAAGATCATTTTCCTCACGGGCACCGCGGGAACCTCAGAGGCGCATCGCCTCGTGCAGGAAACCGGTCTGCCGCTGCTGCGAAAGCCCTTCAACCTCGTCGAGCTGCTGGAGCTGGTTCGGAAAGTCCTGGGCGCCGCGTAGGGAGGAGCTCGTCAAGAAGGTCAGGGCCCGTCTGCCCTGAACG harbors:
- a CDS encoding response regulator, which produces MDTAPNGIAALEKVQGRRYDLILTDLHMPELDGAGLSRELAKRQTHPPQKIIFLTGTAGTSEAHRLVQETGLPLLRKPFNLVELLELVRKVLGAA